A stretch of Buteo buteo chromosome 21, bButBut1.hap1.1, whole genome shotgun sequence DNA encodes these proteins:
- the LOC142042730 gene encoding uncharacterized protein LOC142042730 — translation MASEGNFFSPTGTREMKRELPAAETPSISAPDEMGQLPDMTSPGPPGQGGREPRDAAGRAIKEERDGQPGGDGHEAKRVRPVSTKGAGKANEFSSLSFPEKLWKMLESDEFRSIWWSQGGQCVAISEKLFKEEVLGRERPLRVFATQKMKSFLRQLNLYGFTKVRRAFERSASLPEFLAEEDAASAHSQILYYYNPAFNREHPHLLEKCKRGAGLKRRAPHAPEVDEGHPSTSPDGQPARDMQASPPVMITPTKRRAEAPPGLSSAHPSPPAAGPRLPEPDRAAGIERFTSLAAAFLTPPGSQTPRGFQHAAPWFALPMLAAASALLKPRPPHGQSRRVRHCPTCTCSPSLADAGSAAGPQRGIF, via the exons ATGGCCAGTGAGGGAAACTTCTTTAGTCCCACTGGGACAAGAGAGATGAAaagggagctgcctgctgcagaaacaccaTCCATCTCTGCTCCGGACGAGATGGGCCAGCTGCCAGACATGACTTCTCCTGGCCCTCCAGGACAGGGGGGAAGAGAACCCCGTGATGCTGCCGGACGAGCGATAAAGGAGGAGCGGGATGGCCAACCTGGCGGTGATGGACACGAGGCCAAACGAGTCCGTCCTGTTTCCACCAAGGGAGCAGGCAAAGCCAATGAATTCTCATCCCTCTCCTTTCCGGAGAAGCTTTGGAAAATGCTGGAAAGCGACGAGTTTCGGTCCATTTGGTGGAGTCAGGGTGGACAATGCGTGGCCATCAGTGAAAAACTCTTCAAAGAggaggtgctgggcagggaaaGACCTCTGCGGGTTTTTGCCACGCAGAAGATGAAGAGCTTCCTTCGACAGCTCAACCTCTACGGATTCACCAAAGTGCGACGGGCTTTCGAAAGATCTGCTTCCCTGCCGGAATTCCTGGCAGAAGAAGACGCAGCTTCTGCTCACAGCCAG atactcTACTACTACAACCCCGCCTTTAACAGAGAGCATCCCCACCTGCTGGAAAAGTGCAAGAGGGGAGCTGGCCTCAAACGGAGAGCCCCGCATGCACCAGAGGTGGATGAAGGGCACCCCTCCACAAGCCCAGATGGTCAGCCTGCAAGGGACATGCAGGCGTCTCCACCCGTGATGATCACACCCACCAAGCGACGGGCTGAAGCACCTCCCGGCCTCAGCAGCGCCCATCCATCTCCACCGGCAGCTGGTCCCAGGCTTCCGGAGCCTGACAGAGCAGCAGGCATCGAGAGGTTCACCTCTCTGGCCGCCGCCTTTCTAACACCACCAGGCAGCCAAACCCCACGTGGCTTCCAGCACGCTGCTCCGTGGTTTGCACTGcccatgctggcagcagcctcagctctgctgaagccaAGGCCACCCCACGGCCAAAGCCGCAGAGTCCGCCACTGCCCCACCTgcacctgcagccccagccttgcAGATGCAGGCAGCGCCGCGGGACCCCAGCGCGGCATCTTCTAA
- the LOC142042736 gene encoding uncharacterized protein LOC142042736, which translates to MASEGNFFSPTGTREMKRELPAAETPSISAPDEMGQLPDMTSPGPPGQGGREPRDAAGRAIKEERDGQPGGDGHEAKRVRPVSTKGAGKANEFSSLSFPEKLWKMLESDEFRSIWWSQGGQCVAINEKLFKEEVLGRERPLRVFATQKMKSFLRQLNLYGFTKVRRAFERSASLPEFLAEEDAASAHSQILYYYNPAFNREHPHLLEKCKRGAGLKRRAPHAPEVDEGHPSTSPDGQPARDMQASPPVMITPTKRRAEAPPGLSSAHPSPPAAGPRLPEPDRAAGIERFTSLAAAFLTPPGSQTPRGFQHAAPWFALPMLAAASALLKPRPPHGQSRRVRHCPTCTCSPSLADAGSAAGPQRGIF; encoded by the exons ATGGCCAGTGAGGGAAACTTCTTTAGTCCCACTGGGACAAGAGAGATGAAaagggagctgcctgctgcagaaacaccaTCCATCTCTGCTCCGGACGAGATGGGCCAGCTGCCAGACATGACTTCTCCTGGCCCTCCAGGACAGGGGGGAAGAGAACCCCGTGATGCTGCCGGACGAGCGATAAAGGAGGAGCGGGATGGCCAACCTGGCGGTGATGGACACGAGGCCAAACGAGTCCGTCCTGTTTCCACCAAGGGAGCAGGCAAAGCCAATGAATTCTCATCCCTCTCCTTTCCGGAGAAGCTTTGGAAAATGCTGGAAAGCGACGAGTTTCGGTCCATTTGGTGGAGTCAGGGTGGACAATGCGTGGCCATCAATGAAAAACTCTTCAAAGAggaggtgctgggcagggaaaGACCTCTGCGGGTTTTTGCCACGCAGAAGATGAAGAGCTTCCTTCGACAGCTCAACCTCTACGGATTCACCAAAGTGCGACGGGCTTTCGAAAGATCTGCTTCCCTGCCGGAATTCCTGGCAGAAGAAGACGCAGCTTCTGCTCACAGCCAG atactcTACTACTACAACCCCGCCTTTAACAGAGAGCATCCCCACCTGCTGGAAAAGTGCAAGAGGGGAGCTGGCCTCAAACGGAGAGCCCCGCATGCACCAGAGGTGGATGAAGGGCACCCCTCCACAAGCCCAGATGGTCAGCCTGCAAGGGACATGCAGGCGTCTCCACCCGTGATGATCACACCCACCAAGCGACGGGCTGAAGCACCTCCCGGCCTCAGCAGCGCCCATCCATCTCCACCGGCAGCTGGTCCCAGGCTTCCGGAGCCTGACAGAGCAGCAGGCATCGAGAGGTTCACCTCTCTGGCCGCCGCCTTTCTAACACCACCAGGCAGCCAAACCCCACGTGGCTTCCAGCACGCTGCTCCGTGGTTTGCACTGcccatgctggcagcagcctcagctctgctgaagccaAGGCCACCCCACGGCCAAAGCCGCAGAGTCCGCCACTGCCCCACCTgcacctgcagccccagccttgcAGATGCAGGCAGCGCCGCGGGACCCCAGCGCGGCATCTTCTAA